In one Candidatus Poribacteria bacterium genomic region, the following are encoded:
- a CDS encoding sigma-70 family RNA polymerase sigma factor, with protein sequence MELGEEELVRQAKDGDETAFGFLVDRYKGAVHALAYRKLGDYHEAEDVVQEVFIRAYQKLNTLREPGNFAGWLYVITVNCCRMHLRGRYRKRGRTIPLDQVSQKQWSSLSLRRHIDEERRKLVRDAVAGLPEGDRTVITLHYMGGMSCKEIARFMGTSVNLQPHRPS encoded by the coding sequence ATGGAACTGGGCGAGGAGGAGCTGGTAAGACAAGCTAAAGATGGAGATGAAACCGCCTTCGGGTTTTTGGTGGACAGATACAAGGGGGCCGTTCACGCCCTGGCATATCGCAAGCTGGGGGATTATCACGAGGCGGAGGATGTCGTCCAGGAAGTCTTCATAAGGGCCTATCAGAAGCTGAATACGCTCAGGGAGCCTGGAAATTTCGCCGGATGGCTTTACGTGATCACGGTCAACTGCTGTCGGATGCATCTGAGAGGGAGATATAGAAAGCGCGGCAGGACGATACCGCTGGATCAGGTCTCACAGAAACAGTGGAGTTCCCTCTCTCTGAGACGTCATATCGATGAGGAGAGGCGAAAACTCGTTCGGGACGCCGTGGCGGGGTTGCCTGAAGGTGATCGCACCGTCATCACCCTCCACTATATGGGAGGGATGAGCTGCAAGGAGATAGCCCGCTTTATGGGCACCTCCGTAAACCTTCAACCTCATCGCCCATCCTGA
- a CDS encoding LamG domain-containing protein yields MTKETSYKVGVNSSKKLMLRITSSKGAWAQMVVQSKSDVPLKSWHHVAGTYDSSSGEAKLYMDGELVGEGKLGGTIIPNNNPLWICRGQAPFLDGIVDEVRISSVARSQEEIKKSMGGLSEVRPSGKLAVIWGRVKVSR; encoded by the coding sequence GTGACGAAGGAGACCAGCTATAAGGTCGGGGTGAACTCCTCCAAGAAGCTGATGCTGAGGATAACGAGCTCCAAAGGCGCCTGGGCTCAGATGGTCGTGCAGAGCAAAAGCGATGTGCCGCTGAAATCATGGCATCATGTGGCGGGCACATACGACTCCAGCTCGGGAGAGGCCAAGCTGTACATGGACGGCGAGCTCGTCGGAGAGGGCAAGCTCGGCGGGACGATCATACCGAATAATAATCCCCTATGGATCTGCAGGGGACAGGCGCCGTTTCTGGACGGAATAGTGGATGAGGTGCGGATCTCCTCCGTAGCTCGATCCCAGGAGGAGATAAAGAAGTCCATGGGAGGATTGTCCGAGGTGCGCCCATCGGGCAAGCTGGCGGTGATATGGGGAAGGGTTAAGGTTTCCAGATAA
- a CDS encoding sulfatase-like hydrolase/transferase gives MKLGRREFLAASVGLLAGVVTSDTFFKEERRRKMEKPNLIFVLTDDQAQWALGAYGNEDIHTPNMDRLAKEGMLFTRAFTAPVCSPSRAMIMAGLYAHQVGIDDWISPQETEGMDPEKPTLAEAFKKAGYTTALIGKWHLGKEERYHPLNRGFDYFMGFLGGGNRPKDPTLIIDGKEQQVEGYLTDILTDDAVRFIRENRGRPFALFLHTRAPHMPYTPVPEEDMAHYEGKRFKVPKVENFPEERLQREYREYYASISSIDRNLGRILDLLEELDLEENTIVIFMGDNGYMIGHHGLETKGNAWFIGTRTRRPNMFDLSILVPLIIRWPKVIGPGTVCDEMVSSIDFFPTFLDVLKEAGCEVPEGIKLEGMSMLPLLGGEHVRWRNEICMLYDMHHGAEAHMRMIRTDRWKLVLHYEEGGENELYDLESDPGEERNLYGKESVAKIQKELAERLAGWRHEVDDPISEL, from the coding sequence GTGAAACTCGGAAGAAGGGAATTTCTAGCGGCATCGGTAGGACTACTGGCGGGCGTTGTCACATCCGACACCTTTTTCAAGGAGGAAAGGAGAAGAAAGATGGAAAAACCCAACCTCATCTTCGTCCTGACAGATGACCAGGCGCAGTGGGCCCTCGGCGCCTACGGCAACGAGGACATCCATACGCCTAATATGGACAGGCTCGCGAAGGAGGGGATGCTCTTCACCCGTGCCTTCACGGCTCCCGTCTGCTCCCCCTCCCGTGCCATGATAATGGCCGGCCTATACGCCCATCAGGTGGGAATTGACGACTGGATCTCACCTCAGGAGACCGAGGGAATGGACCCCGAAAAACCCACTCTAGCCGAAGCGTTTAAAAAGGCAGGTTACACCACGGCGCTGATCGGGAAATGGCACCTTGGCAAGGAGGAGCGATATCACCCGCTCAATAGGGGTTTCGACTACTTTATGGGATTCCTGGGCGGAGGGAACAGGCCCAAAGATCCGACGCTTATCATAGACGGGAAGGAACAGCAGGTTGAGGGATATCTGACGGATATACTGACCGACGATGCCGTAAGGTTCATCCGCGAAAACCGTGGGAGGCCGTTCGCCCTGTTCCTGCACACCCGCGCGCCGCATATGCCCTACACGCCTGTCCCTGAAGAAGATATGGCGCACTACGAGGGCAAGAGATTTAAGGTCCCAAAGGTCGAGAACTTCCCCGAGGAAAGGCTTCAGAGGGAGTATCGGGAATATTACGCCAGCATCAGCTCGATAGACCGGAATCTGGGACGTATCTTGGACCTGCTTGAGGAGCTCGATTTAGAGGAGAACACCATCGTCATCTTCATGGGCGATAACGGCTACATGATAGGACATCACGGGTTGGAGACGAAGGGCAACGCCTGGTTCATAGGCACCAGAACACGCCGTCCGAACATGTTCGACTTATCGATCCTCGTTCCGCTCATCATCCGTTGGCCGAAGGTCATAGGGCCCGGAACGGTGTGCGATGAGATGGTCAGCTCGATAGATTTCTTCCCGACCTTCCTCGACGTGTTGAAGGAAGCCGGATGCGAGGTGCCCGAAGGAATTAAGCTTGAGGGGATGAGCATGTTGCCGCTCCTGGGCGGGGAGCATGTCAGGTGGCGCAACGAGATATGCATGCTCTACGACATGCACCATGGAGCTGAGGCTCATATGCGGATGATCCGAACCGATCGGTGGAAGTTGGTGCTGCATTATGAGGAGGGAGGGGAGAACGAGCTCTATGATCTTGAAAGTGATCCCGGCGAGGAGAGAAACCTCTACGGCAAGGAGTCGGTGGCGAAGATACAAAAGGAGCTCGCCGAGAGGCTGGCGGGATGGCGTCATGAGGTGGACGATCCGATAAGCGAACTTTGA
- a CDS encoding O-antigen ligase family protein: MTRLGDLPRFLLYLPFLALSGAALARYHEGYQALMLVFAALIFLTILIPEFALCLLLLSTPLSFRYILPFKAEMQIPSEPLVGILAVVFVMRWLIRLMRPDVDRRSPFPLRYPLLLLAFATFISIFNSPDLYISTKGAIRATAYMMLSFVVYDLIRSEVHLKTIFLSAVPSAIIAVIWTSMVLIKHIDLWQWRIAYQGSPFTNYSVYGSFLSVFLILILSRLLFDAGDYDKVGWWAIFAVFAGGMLLCFSRGAWLSVIVVIGAFMMYRSEVSAPRKLLLVLGGIALIGVAASAPGVSSALFERLGTFINMRFASNRARLLRWGAAVMMFLRHPVIGNGYGSFPLLYKGEPWMIGPLAKYKIGAHSEYFQVLSEMGMLGFGAWIWLIVEFYRYGLKKLRFARQSGYAWLILGMMGAEGALLIHFLVNNLLAADKVAVPFWGLYGLLPAVGERLEKMQPA, translated from the coding sequence ATGACGAGGCTGGGGGATCTGCCCAGATTTCTCCTCTATCTGCCCTTTCTGGCCCTTTCGGGGGCGGCTCTGGCGAGATATCATGAGGGATATCAGGCGCTCATGTTGGTCTTCGCCGCCCTGATCTTCCTTACCATCCTCATCCCGGAGTTCGCCCTTTGCCTTTTGCTCCTGTCCACCCCTCTTTCCTTCAGATACATCCTGCCGTTTAAGGCGGAGATGCAGATACCGAGCGAGCCGTTGGTGGGAATACTGGCCGTGGTTTTCGTCATGAGGTGGCTGATCCGACTCATGCGTCCCGACGTGGATAGGAGATCCCCTTTCCCGCTGAGATACCCTCTTCTGCTCCTTGCCTTTGCCACCTTCATCTCGATATTCAATTCGCCCGATCTTTACATCTCGACCAAAGGGGCTATCAGGGCGACCGCTTACATGATGCTGAGTTTCGTGGTATACGATCTGATCCGAAGCGAAGTCCATCTCAAGACGATCTTCCTCTCCGCCGTCCCGTCGGCGATCATAGCGGTCATATGGACCTCCATGGTCCTCATAAAGCACATAGACCTGTGGCAGTGGAGGATCGCCTACCAGGGGAGCCCGTTTACGAACTACTCCGTCTACGGCTCCTTTCTCTCCGTCTTTTTGATCCTCATCCTGAGCAGGCTTCTGTTTGACGCTGGGGATTATGACAAGGTGGGATGGTGGGCCATATTCGCCGTTTTCGCCGGTGGTATGCTCCTGTGCTTTTCGAGAGGGGCATGGCTTTCGGTGATCGTCGTGATCGGCGCTTTCATGATGTACAGATCGGAGGTCTCCGCCCCGAGGAAGCTCCTTCTGGTTTTGGGAGGGATCGCTCTGATCGGCGTGGCGGCAAGCGCCCCCGGCGTCTCATCGGCGCTTTTTGAAAGGCTGGGGACGTTCATCAACATGCGTTTCGCCTCTAACAGGGCGAGGCTGCTCAGATGGGGTGCGGCGGTGATGATGTTTCTCCGTCATCCGGTAATAGGCAACGGATACGGTTCCTTCCCCCTGCTTTATAAGGGTGAGCCGTGGATGATAGGGCCGCTGGCCAAATACAAGATAGGGGCCCACAGCGAGTACTTCCAGGTGCTTTCGGAGATGGGGATGCTGGGTTTCGGGGCATGGATCTGGCTGATAGTCGAATTTTACAGATATGGGCTGAAAAAGCTGCGTTTCGCCCGCCAAAGCGGATATGCGTGGCTGATCCTGGGCATGATGGGAGCCGAAGGGGCACTGTTGATCCATTTCCTGGTGAACAACCTCCTAGCGGCCGATAAGGTCGCCGTGCCGTTTTGGGGCCTTTACGGCCTGCTGCCTGCCGTGGGAGAGAGGTTGGAAAAGATGCAGCCTGCCTAA
- a CDS encoding DMT family transporter: MLKTRSSLPYFLAFIAAMFWSTVATAFKLALRGFSPIQLLLYASSTSLLTLLIFNAIRFKGNPFVGIKNGIVLSAISGILNPFLYYMVLFKAYDLLLAQEAQPLNYTWPIALTLISIPIRRRKPSLWGLLGMAVSFSGVMFISTRGNPLSFRLSDPLGDSLALGSGLIWAAYWSVNADRGGDIAQNLMMNFIFGLPPLLLTALITDNLSPFPISSLAASIYSGIFEMGITFLVWNHALSSAADVSRISNIAYLSPFFSLIFIGLILRERILWSSIIGLILIVGGILVQNLRR; this comes from the coding sequence ATGTTAAAGACAAGATCAAGCCTCCCTTATTTCCTGGCGTTTATCGCGGCGATGTTTTGGTCCACGGTTGCAACCGCCTTCAAACTGGCGCTCAGGGGGTTTTCACCCATTCAACTTCTCCTTTACGCCTCTTCGACTTCCCTTCTCACCCTGTTGATCTTCAACGCCATCCGCTTCAAAGGCAACCCGTTCGTCGGGATAAAAAACGGGATAGTTCTATCGGCTATCTCCGGAATTTTGAATCCGTTTCTTTACTATATGGTTCTCTTCAAGGCATATGATCTTCTCCTCGCTCAGGAGGCACAACCTCTGAATTACACCTGGCCGATAGCGCTGACGCTGATCTCCATACCGATTCGCAGGAGAAAACCAAGCCTATGGGGTTTGCTGGGAATGGCCGTTAGTTTCTCCGGAGTTATGTTCATATCTACAAGGGGAAACCCTTTAAGCTTTCGGCTAAGCGATCCGCTTGGCGATTCGCTCGCCCTTGGAAGCGGTCTGATCTGGGCCGCATATTGGAGTGTGAACGCGGATAGGGGAGGCGATATCGCTCAGAACCTGATGATGAATTTCATCTTCGGTCTCCCTCCCCTCCTTTTAACGGCGCTGATCACAGACAACCTCTCTCCCTTCCCCATTTCCTCATTGGCCGCCTCGATATACAGCGGCATTTTCGAGATGGGAATTACATTCTTGGTATGGAATCATGCTCTCAGCTCCGCAGCGGATGTCTCCCGTATCAGCAATATCGCCTATCTTTCACCGTTCTTCTCCTTGATTTTCATCGGCCTTATCCTCCGCGAAAGGATCCTATGGAGTTCAATCATCGGATTGATCCTGATCGTGGGTGGGATACTCGTGCAGAACCTGAGGCGGTAG
- a CDS encoding DUF2442 domain-containing protein, with translation MNHPIYRVVEFEIVGPYTLRVVFDDGTEQVIDFRPVLEGPLYGPLRDEGLFNQVEIDPEAHTLVWPNGADFDPETLHDWPKYAEEMKRMAKRWAMTGTKVA, from the coding sequence ATGAATCATCCAATCTATCGAGTGGTTGAATTTGAAATCGTTGGCCCGTATACGCTGCGAGTTGTGTTCGACGATGGAACAGAACAAGTCATTGACTTTCGCCCGGTGTTAGAAGGACCGCTATATGGACCGTTACGGGACGAAGGCCTGTTCAATCAAGTCGAGATCGACCCGGAGGCGCACACTCTTGTTTGGCCGAATGGGGCAGACTTCGATCCGGAGACGCTGCACGACTGGCCGAAGTACGCGGAAGAGATGAAGCGCATGGCAAAGCGATGGGCCATGACGGGGACCAAGGTCGCATAG
- a CDS encoding type II toxin-antitoxin system HicA family toxin translates to MSPKLPRVDCQQLIQALKRAGFEEQRQRGSHLHLRRASDGKRVTVPIHKGRIVPIGTLRAILRDAGISVEEFHELLKKGRRTRQGGSGLGGKATA, encoded by the coding sequence ATGAGTCCAAAGCTTCCTCGAGTTGATTGTCAGCAATTGATTCAGGCATTGAAGCGTGCCGGTTTTGAGGAGCAGCGCCAACGGGGCAGCCATTTGCATCTTCGCCGGGCAAGCGATGGGAAGCGGGTGACCGTGCCCATTCACAAGGGGCGGATAGTGCCGATAGGTACTTTGCGGGCTATATTGCGTGATGCCGGCATTAGTGTTGAGGAATTCCACGAGCTTCTAAAGAAAGGCCGCCGAACGAGGCAGGGAGGGAGCGGCTTAGGAGGCAAGGCCACCGCCTAA
- a CDS encoding LamG domain-containing protein: MIYRIICVLCCLTLGFNVGYAALNEDLVGLWLFDEGKGDTVKDSSGMGNDGKAEGGPKWVDGKYGGGMEFDGVDDMVVIPDSDVLEFDDDFTLAVWIKTEAKPPEPPAIITKGYHDRSNTRPWYLLYYRPTGTITMYLRNLANQNSIADGKTPVNDGKWHHVIGMKVGDKVKVYIDGKEDASAPLSGKAKYGGNDYPLVFMRHYDRFLSGIIDEVAIFKRALTEDEIQQLMEGAGTLLAVDPNGKLATSWGAIKENR, translated from the coding sequence ATGATATATAGGATAATATGTGTGCTTTGCTGTCTGACGCTGGGCTTTAATGTCGGCTACGCCGCTCTGAACGAGGATCTAGTAGGTCTGTGGCTCTTCGATGAAGGGAAGGGTGATACCGTGAAGGATTCCTCCGGGATGGGCAATGACGGCAAAGCCGAAGGCGGACCCAAATGGGTCGATGGCAAGTATGGTGGAGGTATGGAGTTCGACGGAGTTGACGACATGGTTGTGATTCCCGATTCCGACGTGCTGGAATTCGACGATGATTTCACACTTGCGGTCTGGATTAAAACGGAGGCAAAACCGCCTGAGCCACCGGCTATCATCACCAAGGGATATCACGACAGATCGAACACGAGACCTTGGTATCTGCTGTATTACCGTCCTACGGGGACCATTACGATGTATCTGAGAAATCTAGCCAATCAGAACTCAATAGCCGACGGCAAAACGCCTGTTAACGATGGTAAATGGCATCATGTGATCGGCATGAAGGTAGGCGATAAGGTTAAAGTGTATATCGACGGGAAGGAGGATGCTTCCGCCCCCCTCAGTGGGAAGGCTAAATACGGTGGAAACGATTATCCTTTGGTGTTCATGAGACATTATGACCGTTTTCTGTCGGGGATTATAGATGAGGTTGCCATCTTTAAAAGAGCTCTCACGGAGGATGAGATTCAACAGCTCATGGAAGGCGCAGGAACCTTGCTCGCCGTGGACCCGAATGGTAAGTTGGCGACAAGCTGGGGGGCGATCAAAGAAAACAGATGA
- a CDS encoding sulfatase, translating into MSKHPNLLFVFADQMRGVDMGCAGNDQVRTPNMDKLASEGALFTHAYANCPVCTPSRGTILTGRYPLSHRALANDLPLPVSEVTIAELLRDRGYRTGYIGKWHLDGVPRGKFTPPGPRRRGFDFWAAWNCAHSYFNGRLYRDTPEPIKLKGYEPIGQTDLAIRFLRENAGNPFCLFLSWGPPHAPYDQVPERYKALYDPAQIRLRPNFRMKPPHPFNDIAGGRDPRTTIAHYYAHITALDEQMGRLLKTLEELRLDEDTIVVFTSDHGDMLWSQGMAKKEQPWEESIRIPFIIRWKGRIPEGRRYDALISTVDFAPTLLGLMGFEIPGYMEGMDLSHIVLGREGDEPESVFLTEPVIVDQGLHQGIREWRGVRTKRYTYARWFDGEGWVLYDNDADPYQLNNLINSTEFASVRDELESMLREWLRRTGDESLTWYENIRRLGLIDLWNARERELHPKNPRILK; encoded by the coding sequence ATGAGTAAGCATCCTAACCTGCTGTTCGTGTTCGCCGATCAGATGCGCGGGGTGGACATGGGATGCGCGGGCAACGATCAGGTTCGAACGCCTAACATGGATAAACTCGCCTCTGAGGGGGCGCTCTTCACACACGCCTATGCCAATTGTCCGGTCTGCACGCCAAGCAGAGGGACGATCCTCACCGGAAGATATCCCCTCTCACATCGTGCTCTGGCCAACGATCTACCTCTGCCTGTTTCGGAGGTGACGATCGCCGAGCTGCTGCGAGATAGGGGATATAGGACAGGATACATAGGCAAATGGCATCTCGACGGCGTCCCACGCGGCAAATTCACCCCGCCGGGACCAAGAAGGCGGGGGTTTGACTTCTGGGCGGCCTGGAACTGCGCCCACAGCTACTTCAACGGAAGACTCTACCGCGATACGCCTGAGCCGATAAAGCTGAAGGGATACGAGCCGATCGGGCAGACCGATCTCGCCATCCGATTTCTGAGGGAGAACGCGGGAAATCCCTTTTGTCTTTTCCTCTCATGGGGACCGCCTCACGCCCCCTACGATCAGGTGCCCGAGAGGTATAAGGCCCTGTATGATCCGGCTCAGATCCGGCTCCGGCCGAACTTCCGGATGAAACCGCCTCACCCTTTCAATGACATCGCGGGAGGGCGAGACCCGAGAACGACCATCGCCCACTACTACGCCCATATCACAGCGCTGGATGAGCAGATGGGCAGGTTGCTGAAAACCCTTGAGGAGCTGAGGCTGGACGAGGACACGATCGTCGTCTTCACGTCCGATCACGGCGATATGCTCTGGTCACAGGGTATGGCTAAGAAGGAGCAGCCGTGGGAGGAATCGATCCGGATACCGTTCATAATCCGGTGGAAGGGGAGGATTCCGGAGGGACGCAGATACGATGCGCTCATCAGCACGGTGGACTTCGCGCCCACGCTCCTCGGGCTTATGGGGTTTGAGATCCCGGGATATATGGAGGGGATGGATCTCTCCCATATCGTGCTCGGAAGGGAGGGAGACGAGCCGGAGTCCGTGTTCCTGACGGAACCGGTGATAGTGGATCAGGGCTTACATCAGGGAATAAGGGAGTGGAGGGGCGTTCGGACGAAACGGTACACCTACGCCAGATGGTTCGACGGCGAGGGATGGGTGTTGTATGACAACGATGCTGATCCTTACCAACTGAACAACCTCATAAACTCGACCGAGTTCGCCTCCGTACGCGATGAGTTGGAGTCCATGCTGCGTGAATGGCTGAGGCGAACCGGAGATGAATCGCTTACGTGGTATGAGAACATCCGCCGTCTGGGCCTTATAGATCTATGGAACGCCCGTGAAAGGGAGTTACATCCTAAAAATCCGAGAATCCTAAAATAA
- a CDS encoding DUF4160 domain-containing protein has product MYAEPGVPHHRPHFHAYYQNYTAVYGIDPIEMLGGELPRKQQRLVEAWAELHQGELLENWKRLQAGQIPYKIAPLR; this is encoded by the coding sequence ATGTATGCGGAGCCAGGTGTTCCACACCATCGTCCGCACTTTCATGCCTACTACCAGAATTACACGGCAGTGTACGGCATCGATCCGATCGAGATGCTTGGCGGTGAGTTACCGCGCAAGCAACAACGGCTTGTGGAAGCATGGGCAGAGCTCCACCAGGGTGAACTACTGGAGAACTGGAAACGATTACAGGCCGGCCAGATACCCTATAAGATAGCTCCACTTCGCTGA
- a CDS encoding DUF1349 domain-containing protein produces the protein MHPGIHPLDADPVWFRLERRGDRFTGYVSSDGETWYRCGWADIPMEDPIKVGILALCPESPVTSTRFEYFKVYRT, from the coding sequence ATTCATCCCGGTATACATCCGTTAGATGCAGATCCTGTCTGGTTTCGTCTTGAGCGGAGGGGAGATCGGTTCACCGGATATGTCAGCTCAGATGGGGAAACTTGGTATCGCTGCGGCTGGGCGGATATCCCAATGGAGGATCCGATCAAGGTGGGCATCCTCGCGCTATGTCCCGAATCGCCGGTGACATCGACGAGGTTCGAGTATTTCAAGGTGTATAGGACTTGA
- a CDS encoding type II toxin-antitoxin system HicB family antitoxin: MAVYRFTVVIEPDEDAFHAYVPALPGCHTFGATVEEARANIAEAIALHVESMLESGEPIPVEGEPVFITQLSVPVAV, translated from the coding sequence ATGGCGGTATATCGGTTCACGGTGGTGATAGAACCGGATGAGGATGCTTTCCACGCCTATGTACCTGCCTTGCCGGGATGTCACACGTTTGGAGCCACGGTAGAGGAAGCGCGTGCCAATATTGCCGAAGCAATAGCTCTTCACGTTGAAAGTATGTTAGAAAGTGGGGAACCGATTCCCGTTGAAGGTGAACCGGTGTTCATCACTCAATTATCGGTACCGGTGGCCGTATGA
- a CDS encoding Mut7-C RNAse domain-containing protein: MSSSEPKFVVDENVIKLGRWLRMLGFDAAFYPISSDDDLVRIAIKEDRIILTRDRHFLMRKAKCFMVRSTDPLEQLEEVIETFNLKVSRERFLSRCLECNVLIEEVNDKREVRDLVPPYVYITQVCFYRCPRCGKVFWEGTHVKNMRRKLEEIISRYAEIEP, from the coding sequence ATGTCCAGCTCTGAGCCTAAATTCGTCGTTGATGAAAATGTCATTAAACTCGGAAGATGGCTGAGAATGTTGGGGTTCGACGCCGCTTTCTACCCTATCAGCTCCGATGACGATCTGGTCAGGATAGCGATCAAGGAAGACAGAATCATCCTGACACGGGATCGCCACTTTCTGATGAGAAAAGCCAAGTGTTTCATGGTTAGGAGCACCGATCCGCTCGAACAGCTCGAAGAGGTCATCGAGACGTTTAACCTTAAGGTCTCAAGGGAACGGTTCCTGAGCAGATGCCTTGAATGTAACGTGCTAATAGAGGAGGTCAACGATAAAAGGGAGGTTCGGGATCTCGTCCCCCCATATGTCTATATAACTCAGGTTTGTTTCTATAGATGTCCTAGGTGCGGTAAGGTCTTCTGGGAAGGAACACATGTGAAAAACATGCGCAGGAAACTCGAGGAGATAATAAGCCGATATGCCGAGATCGAACCGTGA
- a CDS encoding MTH1187 family thiamine-binding protein, with amino-acid sequence MAMMEISIVPIGTNSPALSEHIARAVRAARESGLKYELNPMGTVIEGDLDDLFKVARLMHEATFSDKVRRVVTTIKIDDRRDRHMTAEQKIKAVMEKL; translated from the coding sequence ATGGCGATGATGGAGATAAGCATTGTGCCGATAGGTACAAATAGCCCAGCCCTCAGCGAACACATAGCAAGGGCGGTCAGGGCGGCCAGGGAAAGCGGCCTCAAATATGAACTTAACCCTATGGGAACCGTAATTGAAGGCGACCTCGATGATCTGTTCAAGGTCGCCAGACTGATGCACGAGGCTACCTTCTCGGATAAGGTAAGAAGGGTTGTCACGACGATCAAGATAGATGACCGCCGCGACAGACACATGACCGCTGAACAAAAGATCAAGGCCGTTATGGAGAAGCTCTAA